A window of Micrococcus endophyticus contains these coding sequences:
- a CDS encoding DUF4232 domain-containing protein, whose amino-acid sequence MDEPDDRPVVPFAALDDDARRALLRLPASDAGGEGACGPADVRAALVFEDAALGHRYGTITITNAGAEPCSLRGYPGLGARGAYGHRFTPEVQQLPFTEGFQHGDEGAVATDLRVPAGGAAQVRIEWSGALGGAESEPLGDLVLQLHADQPPLRVEDAEREAADIGAFTSLRVGQFSLR is encoded by the coding sequence GTGGACGAGCCGGACGACCGGCCGGTCGTGCCCTTCGCCGCCCTCGACGACGACGCCCGGCGGGCGCTGCTGCGGCTTCCCGCCTCGGACGCCGGCGGGGAGGGCGCCTGCGGGCCGGCGGACGTGCGGGCGGCGCTGGTCTTCGAGGACGCGGCCCTGGGGCACCGCTACGGGACCATCACCATCACGAACGCCGGCGCCGAGCCGTGCTCCCTGCGCGGGTACCCCGGCCTCGGCGCCCGGGGCGCGTACGGCCACCGCTTCACCCCCGAGGTCCAGCAGCTGCCCTTCACCGAGGGGTTCCAGCACGGCGACGAGGGGGCCGTCGCCACGGACCTGCGGGTCCCGGCGGGCGGCGCGGCGCAGGTGCGGATCGAGTGGTCGGGGGCCCTCGGCGGGGCCGAGAGCGAGCCCCTGGGCGACCTCGTGCTGCAGCTGCACGCCGACCAGCCGCCCTTGCGCGTCGAGGACGCCGAGCGCGAGGCCGCCGACATCGGGGCGTTCACGAGCCTGCGGGTGGGGCAGTTCTCGCTCAGGTGA